Genomic window (Bacteroidia bacterium):
GTAAAAAAGTATCGAATAAGGTAATTAATACTCCATATAACAAAGGAATTCCAAACAAAAGTTTTAAGCCAATGGCCATTCCGATAACCTCGGCCAGATCGGTTGCTGCAATGGCAATTTCCGCCAATAGCCAAAGAAAGAAATTCACAGGTTTAGGGTAACTCATGCGAGAAGCCTGTGCCAAATCAAGACCCGAAACGATACCTAATCGTGCTGCCAAACTTTGCAGTACCAAGGCCATCAGGTTGCTCATTAGCAAAACCCATAGTAAGGTATAACCAAATCCACTTCCGCCCGCAATATCGGTTGCCCAATTTCCCGGATCCATGTAACCGACACTTACCAGGTAAGCCGGACCCAAAAAGGAAAGCAAGCGTTTCCACCAGGATTTGGCTTGGGTGGTATCTATACTTGCATTTACATCTTCAAGTGAAGGACTAAGTTCGGCTTGATTGGCTTGTTTACTCATTTCTTCTTGCATAAAATATTGTTAGTTACCCGAAAACTGAGTGTAACCGGATTAGGCTGCTTTTTAAATTGTACCAAACAGCTTTGATCGTACGATTCGATTGACAAAACCATTAACTCATCCCCTAAGGAAAGCCCCAACTTATCGATATAAGCCAAAAAACCGGGTGAATGATCGGAAATACCGGCAAAGGTGACCAGGCTTCCGGGCCCGGCTTCTGACAAACTAATGGGATTAAATTCAGGCATTTGTCCGCTGCGATCCGGAATAGGATCTCCATGCGGATCAAACTGAGGATATTGAAGAAACTGATCGAGGCGATCGGTAAGAAAGTCAGATTGAACATGCTCCAATTGCTCGGCTATATCGTGCACCTCATGCCAACCCATTCCCAACTTTTCCACTAAGAAAACCTCCCAAAGCCTGTGTTTACGAACAATTTTCAAAGCTTCAATCCGACCACTTTCAGTTAGTAAAACCCCTTTGTACTTTTCATAAGCAATGAGCTTTTTTTGAGCCATACGCTTTAACATGTCGGTAACAGTTGGGGCTTTATGTCCAAGCATTTCGGCAAGCAAATTGGTGCTTACACTGCCCTGCTCAACAAGGTTTGCTTTGAAAATAGCCTTTAAATAATTCTCTTCAGAAAGGGTGTTCACAACTAACTATTAGGCTACAAAAATACATTATTTAGGTTAACCTAAAATATCATTATAAATTTTTAAGAGCGAACACCTATTGCAAGGAATCTGCTTTCGTGGTACTTTTACACAATAAATACAAACCTAACCTGTTTAGGGCCTGGTTTGAATCCTAAAAAAATGGCAGAAGCAATCATCCAACTCAGTGGAATAACCCGCAAATACGAAGTAGGTTCTGAAACCGTCCATGCCTTGCGTGGAGTAAATCTGGAAATATATAAAAACGAATACGTTGCCTTAATGGGTCCATCCGGATCGGGAAAATCCACCTTGATGAATATGCTGGGTTGCCTCGATACTCCTACTTCCGGAATTTATATCCTAAACGGAACAGATGTAAGCGCTATGTCTGACAACGACTTAGCAGAAGTGAGAAACAAAGAGATAGGATTCGTATTCCAAACCTTCAACCTCCTGCCACGATCAACTGCCTTAGAAAATGTGGCATTGCCCTTGGTTTATAAAGGTGTAAAAAAGGCTGATCGAATGCAACGGGCATCCGAAGTACTTACCCAAGTTAATTTAGCCAACCGAATGGATCACCGTCCAAATGAACTTTCAGGTGGACAGCGTCAAAGGGTAGCCATTGCCCGTGCATTGGTAAACCGTCCTTCCATCATTTTGGCCGATGAGCCAACCGGAAACCTAGACTCCAAAACATCGGTAGAAATTATGGGATTGTTCGAAGAAATTCATTCCCAAGGCAACACCATTATTCTGGTTACACACGAAGAAGACATTGCCAGGCATGCTCATCGCATTGTTCGACTCAGAGACGGACTCATTGAAAGCGACGAACAAAACCCCAATCCGGTAACTGTTCGCAACCCGATTCCTGCTCAGGCATGAACATCTACACCCAGCGCCTACGTTGGAAACAATTAATCGTTGTTTCAGCCGTGCTTATTGGCCTGGGATCCCTTTGGTATACCAGCCAGCTTGTGGATAAGCTGGCCAATGAGGAACGCAAAAAAGTACAACTTTGGGCCAAAGCCACCGAAACACTCGCATCGGCCACCGACCCCAACATGGATTTGACCTTCATTTTCGATGTAATCAAGGACAATCAAACCATTCCTGTTATTTTAACTACCGAAAACGATAGTATTATTACTACCAGAAATTTAGATTCGACCCAAATTGATGACCCGGTTTTCCTTAGCAAAAAGCTCCTTGAAATGAAAGAAACCGGACCTCCTATCGAGGTAAAGTTAATATCCGGGAAAAACTTAATTTATTACTCACATTCCAACCTGCTAAAACAATTACAAATTTTTCCCTTTGTACAATTGGGGGTAATTGGCTTATTCATTTTTGTTTCTTACCTGGCTTTTAGCTCGAGTAGACGAGCCGAACAAGATCAAGTTTGGGTGGGCATGAGTAAGGAAACAGCCCATCAACTGGGAACTCCGCTATCTAGTCTCATGGCCTGGGTAGAATACATGAAACTGAAGGAGCTAGACCCGGAAATGATTTCGGAACTGGAAAAAGATGTCAATAGGCTTAACATTATTACTGAACGCTTTTCTAAAATTGGGGCTTCTCCGGAATTAACCCAACACAATGTATATGAAGTGGTTGCCGACAGCGCCGATTATATGAGAGCCCGATCTCCTAAAAAGATCAATATTGAATTTACAGCAAACACTCAAAAAGAAACCCAGGCACCATTAAATGCCCCACTATTTGCCTGGGTTGTTGAAAACCTCTTCCGCAACGCCGTGGACGCTATGGAAGGCAGCGGACGCATTACGATCAACCTTTTTCAACACGGCAACCATGTCATTATTGATGTAGAAGATACCGGAAAAGGTATTCCCCGATCTAAACTTAAAACCGTTTTTCAACCCGGCTATACCACCAAAAAGCGGGGTTGGGGCTTGGGGCTTTCCCTTTCTAAACGTATCATTGAAATTTATCACGGAGGTAAAATCTTTGTTAAAGAGTCAACTCCAAACAAAGGAACCACCTTTCGTATCCTTCTCCATTGCTAATTCCGCATGCAACACATGTTGATTGGTAACCTGTTTCAGTATAAAATTAACCCAAAATTGTCATTTGAAACGAAGTGAACAAATAATAAGCGCGATGGAATGTGGGATGATTTGGGTTAATCCTGAGCTAGTGTTAGTTAGTGCCGAGGTTACATTATGTTAGACCTAATTTTACCAATAAGGCTAATTCTTAAATAGGTCTTACATAATGTTCTCTCGGTATTCTTACCAATTTAGGATTATACCGAGGATACATTATGTTATAACAATTTTACTTAAGAAAACTAATATATAAATTGATATTACATAATGTTCTCTTGGTAAAATTACTTGAAAGCCTTACTAACACTTGTCTCGAAACGTAGTTTAAAATTTCTATTGACAATTTTGGGATTAATGTAAGTAATTGGAATTTGGAGGCGGGTACCTTCGCATAAGCTTTTCCACTCTTCCAAAGTTAAACGGGCTCAGGTCCGGGCTATCGGCGCTACTCCTCGGCCCGAAAGTGTTCGGGCCTGTGGGGTAGACTGCCTCTATCCCTACCCGGACTAAACCCCAACCAGCATCAGCATTGACCAACTAGCCCTAATTCCAAAAGAACCTTACACTACAAATCCAAAAAGAAAGAAAGCAACGATACAGCCCATTCATTCAAAAAAAAATTAAAGCAAAAAAAAGGCCAACTAAAAAGTTGGCCTGTCAAATTTCAAAAAAATTTTATTCTCCTCTAACTAACTCAACGTATCCATTTTTAGGACCATTGTATTCGTTTCCGTCGTAATATTTAGCTGAAACTACCCAGAAATAGGTTCCTGCAACTGCTGGTTGTCCGGAAATTGTATTTCCATCCCATTTAATTTGTGGAGCAGAACTTTTGTAAACCAAGGTTCCCCAACGGTTATAAATTTGAAGGTCATAACTTTGAACATTAGAGTTTCTAATCCAAAATACATCATTCACACCATCATTATTCGGAGTAAATACGTTAGGAATGGTAGTTCCCTGTACTACATTTACTACACCATACGTGGTATCAATACAACCATCCGGAGAAGTTGCCACCATCATTACATTGTAGCTACCAATGGTATCATATTGTTGGAAAGGACTTTCTAATTGTGAGTTATTTCCATTGGCAAAATCCCAATACCAGGCATTGCTATTTTGGCTGGTATTTTGGAATTGTAACATATCATAAGTAAATATTTGAGCGGTATCACCCAAAGCAGGGTTCAAAACTCCGCTTGAATAAGGAGTAACAACAGTAAAAGAAGGAATTGGGTTAGATAAAATAGTAACGGTCAAAGTACCGGGTAAAGAAGGACAAGTTCCTAAGGTTTCTACTACAAAAATAGTTCCTGTTGTTGGGGAAAAGTTAGTAGCGGAAGTATCTTGCCAGGCAATAACAACCGGATTAGCAGTGGAATCACCTGAAAAAATTCCAACGCCGGGGGTTACGCTCCAAACTAAATCGGTATTAGGAGTTGGGTTTAAAACCGTATATAAAGTATCGAATGAGCCACAAAGTACAGTAGGACCATCGATTTGTGGTTTTGCCGGTCTAACCCATCCTAAAGTGTAATGTTTATGAACCGTATTCCAATCGTAATTTCCAACTTTAGTAACACCCGGTTGATCGCCTGATGGTGCAGTAACTAATGGAGTTGGGAATGGTCCACCCGGGTTTTTCCACTCTGTAGGAGCCGGAGCTGTTCTCCAGTTAACGATACCTGTATAGATCGGATCTTCGTTTGGATTATAGGTTAAGGTTATATCAGCATTGGCAATTCCTGATTCCCTGGTAATGTTAAAGAAGTAGTCTTTATTAACCACGCAAATGGTAGAATCATCAAAAATTTGATCACTAATACCATAGTTAATAGGTTGATCAAAAAAGAAAGAAACGTCAAAAACAGTAGTATCGTTAGAATTAGGAGTTAGTGAAGCCATTCTTTTATGAACAGTTGGTCCAGTAAATCCACCCATTGGGAATTTATAATCCTGACCTCCGATTGAAACTGCTCTTTCTAAACGACCATAAATGGAGTTGTTAGCATTGGTGTTAGTTACTACAAAACCTGAAAGCCAGTTTACGGAATTAGAAGGGTCGGTATTGGTAACAGACATTTTATAAAGATCTGTGTTTAGGTAACCATTATTTAAATTAAGCTGTTTGGTAACAATGGCATTCAGGGTTTGAACTTTTTCCGCACTATCAATTTGCAAAATATTAAAGGTTGTTGGATGAGTTCCGGTAATACGTTGCAAGGAGTCGTTATTTAAAAAAACCTGTCCGGTGGTGTTTCCTGCCCAAAAGGTATCATTATTAACCCAGTCATACTTAACAATGATATTTCCGTCGTTATACATAGCTCCGGTAATCATATTACCGTTGTTATCGTAGATCGGAGGTTGTCCGCACTCGTAATTATTGATAAAATCTCCGTAAATCTCCAGATTAGCACCATTACAAACCCGCATAGCCGGAAGGTTATCATTATCATTCACAGGCACCTGATTCAACATATCTCCGTTAACTCTTACAACAGAAAAATCTTTCATGTAAAAGGTTCCGCCCTTAACTGTCAGGACCGGATTGGATTGGGCAATTGAACTATTGATTCCTGCAAACAACAAAACTGTTGCGGCTGAGAAGGCTTTAATAAAACTTTTTACCGTCGTAGAATTATTCATTTCGATTTGGCAGTTTTTCTTGTATAGAAAATCTATGGGTTGGAACCTACAAAATAATGGAGCAAAATCCGTATCGCCAAATTTTTTTGAAAATTCCTCTGTACCACTAGAACAACGAGAGGTACAGCTATCAAAAATACCCTATTTAAAAGGCAATTTATTTGAAATCAACAACTGCTTGGGGATAAAATCTACTTTTAATTAAGTTAATTTAAGAATTGAACTGCATTTTTCCGAAATGCTATATCCCTTTTCGGTTCGTGTTTATGGAATCTACCTCGATTCTGACAAAAACATCCTCATATCCAAAGAAAAAATAGCTGGGAATTGGTATACCAAATTTCCGGGAGGAGGGTTGGAATTTGGAGAAGGAACCCTTCAATGTTTGCAACGAGAATTCAAAGAAGAAATGAACCTGGAAATTGAAATTGGACCGCACTTATACACTACTGATTTCTTCTGTGAATCTGAATTCAGAAAAGGAATTCAAGTAATATCTATCTATTACCTTATTAATTCCATATCCAATTTGCCTCAAGTTTCCGAACCAGGAATTCAGGAATGCGAACTTCTTCCAATCCACCAAATTAACCTCTCCTATTTAACCTTTGAAACTGACCAAAAAGCCTTTACTCATCTCCAACGGATTCTTCAAAAATAAGAAAAGAAATTAGCCTGATTTTTTTCAGAGCAATACCCGACTTATTTAATCGAATTCAGGTAAGTTTTCTGAATATCCTATAACAATGAAAATTTAGCCAATCTTTTAACGATATTCGCACCCCTAAAATATAACTATCAAAATGTCTACTATTTATCAAATGCTCGTAAACAAAGAAACTAAGTTGTCAGTAATTGGGCTTGGCTACGTTGGCCTTCCTATTGCGCTGGAATTTGCCAGAAACATTCGTGTTATCGGTTTCGACATCAATGAAAAAAGATTAGAAATGATGCGAAACAATCAGGATCCAAGTGAAGAATTGGAATCTGAAGCTTTTGAAGGTTGTGACATTACCTTTACCAATTCTACCGATGTTTTAAAAGAGGCTACTTTCCACATTGTGGCAGTTCCAACACCAATTGATGAACATAATTTACCTGATTTAAAACCACTTCTTTCAGCGAGCAGATCAGTAGGTAAAGCCCTAAAAAAAGGTGACTATGTTGTATTTGAATCAACCGTTTATCCGGGTTGCACCGAAGAAGATTGTATTCCTGTGCTGGAAGAAGTTTCAGGCCTAAAATACCCTACCGATTTCAAAGTAGGATACTCCCCTGAAAGAATTAATCCGGGTGATAAGGAACATACATTGCCTAAAATCATGAAAGTGGTTTCCGGTTGTGATGAGGAATCACTGGAAAACATTGCTGACACCTACAAAATCGTAGTTAAGGCAGGGGTTCATAAAGCATCTTCCATCAAAGTAGCAGAGGCAGCTAAAATCATTGAAAACACGCAACGTGATGTAAATATCGCCCTCATGAATGAACTTTCCATGATTTTCAATAAAATGAAAATTAACACCTACGAAGTATTGGAAGCCGCCGGAACCAAATGGAATTTCCTTCGATTCACTCCGGGTTTGGTTGGTGGACACTGCATCGGTGTTGACCCTTATTACCTCACTTACAAAGCAAGAGAAAAAGGACATCACGCTCAAATCATCAATTCAGGTCGTTCTGTTAATGATGGTATGGGTCCTTACATCGCTCGTGAGACCGTTAAAAAAATCTCTTCCCTTCACAAAGATATCAGCCGTAGTCGAGTTTTGGTGATGGGTGCAACCTTTAAAGAAAACGTTTCAGATATTCGTAATTCCAAAGTTGCCGATGTAATCAACGAATTAAAATCATTTAGCATTACCGTTGATGTAGTAGATCCTTATGCCGACAGCAAGGACCTGGAACATGAATATGGCTTTGGTTTGGTTGAAAAAGCCGGAACAGGTTACGATGCCATTGTTGTTGCCGTAAACCACGTTGATTACCTGAAATTAGATGAATCCTACTTCCAATCAATTTCAGCAGCAGACGGAATTATCATTGATATCAAGGGCGTATTTAAAAATAAAATTTCCAAATTGACTTATTGGTCACTTTAAGAAATTAACCCTATTAGCAAACAACTGAACTGAACGAATGAAGATACTTGTTACAGGTGGTACCGGATTTATCGGCTCCCACACAACCGTAGAACTTTTACAAAAAGGATACGATGTGGTTATTGCCGACAACCTAAGCAATTCTGAAGAATGGATCGTTGACCGAATTGAAGAAATTACCGGCAATCGACCTTACTTTGAGAAAATTGATTGCTGCAACCTGTCTGATTTGAAAAAACTGTTTATCCTTCATTCCGACATTAAGGCAGTTATTCATTTTGCTGCATACAAAGCAGTGGGTGAAAGCGTTGAAAATCCGCTTTCATATTACCGAAACAACCTGGTTTCTTTAATTAATCTTTTGGATTGCATGCAGGAGAGTAAAATACCTAACCTGGTATTCTCTTCTTCATGCACCGTTTACGGAGAACCACAATATTTGCCGGTCGATGAAAACCATCCAATGCAAAAGGCAGAATCCCCTTACGGTAATACCAAACAAATTGGTGAAGAAATCATTCTAGACACCAGTAAAGGCAAAAAGATTAATGGCATTTGCTTAAGGTATTTTAATCCCATTGGCGCCCACCCAACCGCAAAAATTGGAGAATTGCCTCAAGGTGTTCCTAACAACTTAGTACCATTTATCACCCAAACAGCTATCGGAAAGAGAAAGGAATTAAAAGTATTTGGAAACGATTATCCTACCCCGGATGGAAGCTGTATTCGCGATTACATTCATGTGGTTGACTTAGCAAAAGCCCATGTGGTGGCAGTTGAACGTTTAATAAAAGGCAAGAACAAATCCGAATTTGAAATATTTAACCTGGGTACAGGAAACGGGGCCTCCGTTTTGGAAGTTGTCAATGCCTTTGAAAAAGTAAGCGGTCAAAAATTAAACTATTCCATTGCACCACGTCGCCCGGGAGATGTTATTAAAGTTTATGCCGATACAACCAAAGCTAATCAGGAACTTGGCTGGACTACCGAACTTTCGCTGGAAGATGCCCTTTCCTCTGCCTGGAAATGGGAGAAACAACTGAATCAGAAATCCAAATAGCAATCGAATGAATATTTTAATTACAGGTGGCGCCGGTTTTATAGGCTCCCATGTTATTAGACGCTTTGTTAAAAATTACCCGGGTTACCAAATTGTAAACCTGGATAAATTGACCTATGCCGGAAATTTGGAAAATCTGA
Coding sequences:
- a CDS encoding metal-dependent transcriptional regulator — translated: MNTLSEENYLKAIFKANLVEQGSVSTNLLAEMLGHKAPTVTDMLKRMAQKKLIAYEKYKGVLLTESGRIEALKIVRKHRLWEVFLVEKLGMGWHEVHDIAEQLEHVQSDFLTDRLDQFLQYPQFDPHGDPIPDRSGQMPEFNPISLSEAGPGSLVTFAGISDHSPGFLAYIDKLGLSLGDELMVLSIESYDQSCLVQFKKQPNPVTLSFRVTNNILCKKK
- a CDS encoding NUDIX domain-containing protein, with product MLYPFSVRVYGIYLDSDKNILISKEKIAGNWYTKFPGGGLEFGEGTLQCLQREFKEEMNLEIEIGPHLYTTDFFCESEFRKGIQVISIYYLINSISNLPQVSEPGIQECELLPIHQINLSYLTFETDQKAFTHLQRILQK
- a CDS encoding nucleotide sugar dehydrogenase produces the protein MYQMLVNKETKLSVIGLGYVGLPIALEFARNIRVIGFDINEKRLEMMRNNQDPSEELESEAFEGCDITFTNSTDVLKEATFHIVAVPTPIDEHNLPDLKPLLSASRSVGKALKKGDYVVFESTVYPGCTEEDCIPVLEEVSGLKYPTDFKVGYSPERINPGDKEHTLPKIMKVVSGCDEESLENIADTYKIVVKAGVHKASSIKVAEAAKIIENTQRDVNIALMNELSMIFNKMKINTYEVLEAAGTKWNFLRFTPGLVGGHCIGVDPYYLTYKAREKGHHAQIINSGRSVNDGMGPYIARETVKKISSLHKDISRSRVLVMGATFKENVSDIRNSKVADVINELKSFSITVDVVDPYADSKDLEHEYGFGLVEKAGTGYDAIVVAVNHVDYLKLDESYFQSISAADGIIIDIKGVFKNKISKLTYWSL
- a CDS encoding HAMP domain-containing histidine kinase encodes the protein MNIYTQRLRWKQLIVVSAVLIGLGSLWYTSQLVDKLANEERKKVQLWAKATETLASATDPNMDLTFIFDVIKDNQTIPVILTTENDSIITTRNLDSTQIDDPVFLSKKLLEMKETGPPIEVKLISGKNLIYYSHSNLLKQLQIFPFVQLGVIGLFIFVSYLAFSSSRRAEQDQVWVGMSKETAHQLGTPLSSLMAWVEYMKLKELDPEMISELEKDVNRLNIITERFSKIGASPELTQHNVYEVVADSADYMRARSPKKINIEFTANTQKETQAPLNAPLFAWVVENLFRNAVDAMEGSGRITINLFQHGNHVIIDVEDTGKGIPRSKLKTVFQPGYTTKKRGWGLGLSLSKRIIEIYHGGKIFVKESTPNKGTTFRILLHC
- the galE gene encoding UDP-glucose 4-epimerase GalE codes for the protein MKILVTGGTGFIGSHTTVELLQKGYDVVIADNLSNSEEWIVDRIEEITGNRPYFEKIDCCNLSDLKKLFILHSDIKAVIHFAAYKAVGESVENPLSYYRNNLVSLINLLDCMQESKIPNLVFSSSCTVYGEPQYLPVDENHPMQKAESPYGNTKQIGEEIILDTSKGKKINGICLRYFNPIGAHPTAKIGELPQGVPNNLVPFITQTAIGKRKELKVFGNDYPTPDGSCIRDYIHVVDLAKAHVVAVERLIKGKNKSEFEIFNLGTGNGASVLEVVNAFEKVSGQKLNYSIAPRRPGDVIKVYADTTKANQELGWTTELSLEDALSSAWKWEKQLNQKSK
- a CDS encoding gliding motility-associated C-terminal domain-containing protein, producing the protein MNNSTTVKSFIKAFSAATVLLFAGINSSIAQSNPVLTVKGGTFYMKDFSVVRVNGDMLNQVPVNDNDNLPAMRVCNGANLEIYGDFINNYECGQPPIYDNNGNMITGAMYNDGNIIVKYDWVNNDTFWAGNTTGQVFLNNDSLQRITGTHPTTFNILQIDSAEKVQTLNAIVTKQLNLNNGYLNTDLYKMSVTNTDPSNSVNWLSGFVVTNTNANNSIYGRLERAVSIGGQDYKFPMGGFTGPTVHKRMASLTPNSNDTTVFDVSFFFDQPINYGISDQIFDDSTICVVNKDYFFNITRESGIANADITLTYNPNEDPIYTGIVNWRTAPAPTEWKNPGGPFPTPLVTAPSGDQPGVTKVGNYDWNTVHKHYTLGWVRPAKPQIDGPTVLCGSFDTLYTVLNPTPNTDLVWSVTPGVGIFSGDSTANPVVIAWQDTSATNFSPTTGTIFVVETLGTCPSLPGTLTVTILSNPIPSFTVVTPYSSGVLNPALGDTAQIFTYDMLQFQNTSQNSNAWYWDFANGNNSQLESPFQQYDTIGSYNVMMVATSPDGCIDTTYGVVNVVQGTTIPNVFTPNNDGVNDVFWIRNSNVQSYDLQIYNRWGTLVYKSSAPQIKWDGNTISGQPAVAGTYFWVVSAKYYDGNEYNGPKNGYVELVRGE
- a CDS encoding ABC transporter ATP-binding protein — translated: MIQLSGITRKYEVGSETVHALRGVNLEIYKNEYVALMGPSGSGKSTLMNMLGCLDTPTSGIYILNGTDVSAMSDNDLAEVRNKEIGFVFQTFNLLPRSTALENVALPLVYKGVKKADRMQRASEVLTQVNLANRMDHRPNELSGGQRQRVAIARALVNRPSIILADEPTGNLDSKTSVEIMGLFEEIHSQGNTIILVTHEEDIARHAHRIVRLRDGLIESDEQNPNPVTVRNPIPAQA